One Natrinema halophilum genomic window carries:
- a CDS encoding glycosyltransferase family 4 protein — protein sequence MVTGTFRRLLRGSSITSSVGSTAAGTVAGSEPSLETIDATDESLDVCLLSYRSNPYSGGQGVYVKYLSRALTDLGHSVDVISGKPYPNLDDDVSLVKLPGENVVDELDRIGQFELSYLRDPLALYEWLSALTGGFPDPYTFGRRVVDYFEEHQPEYDVVHDNQSLCHGLRTLHERGHPVVATVHHPITVDRKAALAAADNWKERLLIRRWYRFLEMQRDVVRDLPHVLTVSQSARRHTISDFDADPDAISVVHNGIDTELFEPRERPRDRPRIMTTVSADVPLKGGRYLLEAFATVREDIDAELVVVGEFDDGGDCDRLISELGVEDAIETHSEISYDRMVDLYGTADVAVVPSLYEGFGLPAGEALACGVPVVATTGGGLPEVVGDAGVLVEPGDSGALATAIRDLLADDERRRRLGERGRQRIIDEFDWERAARETVRTYQTAIETQEQGV from the coding sequence ACGTTCAGGCGTCTTCTTCGGGGGAGCAGTATCACCTCGTCTGTGGGGTCGACCGCCGCAGGAACGGTGGCGGGGTCGGAGCCATCGCTCGAGACGATAGACGCTACTGACGAGTCGCTCGACGTCTGTCTGTTGAGCTATCGGTCGAACCCGTACTCGGGGGGGCAGGGAGTCTACGTAAAATATCTGAGCAGGGCGTTGACCGATCTCGGCCACTCCGTCGACGTGATATCGGGAAAGCCCTATCCGAACCTCGACGACGACGTTAGTCTGGTAAAACTGCCAGGCGAGAACGTCGTCGACGAACTCGATCGAATCGGACAGTTCGAACTGTCGTACCTTCGTGACCCACTTGCCCTCTACGAGTGGCTGAGTGCCCTCACCGGCGGCTTCCCGGACCCGTATACGTTCGGCCGCCGCGTCGTCGATTACTTCGAGGAACACCAGCCGGAGTACGACGTCGTTCACGACAATCAGTCGCTCTGTCACGGGCTCCGTACGCTTCACGAGCGCGGTCACCCGGTCGTGGCGACCGTCCACCATCCGATCACGGTCGACCGGAAGGCCGCACTCGCCGCAGCCGACAACTGGAAAGAGCGCCTGCTAATCCGCCGGTGGTACCGGTTTCTCGAGATGCAACGAGACGTCGTCAGGGATCTGCCACACGTCCTGACCGTCTCTCAATCGGCCAGGCGCCACACCATCTCGGACTTCGATGCGGACCCGGACGCGATCAGCGTCGTTCACAACGGCATCGATACGGAACTGTTCGAACCCCGTGAGCGCCCTCGTGACCGTCCGCGCATCATGACCACCGTCAGTGCCGACGTCCCTTTGAAGGGAGGTCGCTACCTGCTCGAAGCGTTCGCGACCGTTCGCGAGGATATCGACGCCGAACTCGTCGTCGTTGGCGAATTCGACGACGGTGGCGACTGTGACCGATTGATTTCTGAGCTTGGAGTCGAAGACGCGATCGAAACCCACAGCGAAATCAGCTACGATCGGATGGTCGACCTCTACGGGACCGCTGACGTCGCCGTCGTTCCCTCGCTGTACGAGGGCTTTGGCCTTCCCGCAGGCGAGGCGCTGGCCTGTGGTGTTCCGGTCGTCGCTACCACCGGCGGCGGGCTCCCTGAAGTGGTCGGCGACGCCGGCGTCCTCGTCGAGCCGGGAGATTCGGGGGCGCTTGCCACCGCCATCCGAGACCTGCTCGCGGACGACGAGCGCCGCCGTCGGCTCGGCGAACGCGGACGACAGCGCATCATCGACGAGTTCGACTGGGAGCGGGCCGCCCGCGAGACCGTCCGGACGTATCAGACGGCCATCGAAACGCAGGAACAGGGGGTCTGA
- a CDS encoding class I SAM-dependent methyltransferase, with protein METIDFDRLTLTPGMRVLDVGCGEGRHVHAAALENVAEVVGLDLGLDNLAAARDDYDEYVAGATDVPVTFCAGDALRLPFEDGTFDVVLCTEVLEHLPDYEGAIDELRRVCTSGGTLAVSVPRAVPERICWALSDEYHQVEGGHVRIFDREELRAAIEGRGFRRVDGHFAHALHAPYWWLKCLWWDRDDRGDPPFLLRAYDRFLEWDVLESPRPVRLLERALDPLVGKSVVYYFRLEGPP; from the coding sequence ATGGAGACGATCGATTTCGACCGCCTCACGCTTACCCCGGGGATGCGCGTCCTCGACGTCGGATGCGGCGAGGGGCGACACGTCCACGCCGCCGCCCTCGAGAACGTCGCCGAAGTCGTCGGACTGGATCTCGGACTGGACAACCTCGCGGCTGCCCGTGACGATTACGACGAGTACGTCGCCGGGGCGACCGACGTTCCGGTCACGTTCTGTGCCGGAGACGCGCTGCGGCTCCCGTTCGAAGACGGAACATTCGACGTCGTTCTCTGTACCGAGGTTCTCGAGCACCTCCCCGACTACGAGGGGGCGATCGACGAACTTCGACGGGTCTGTACCTCGGGTGGCACGTTGGCGGTGAGCGTGCCACGAGCCGTCCCCGAGCGGATCTGCTGGGCGCTGTCGGACGAGTATCATCAGGTAGAGGGCGGCCACGTCCGCATCTTCGACCGCGAAGAGTTGCGGGCTGCGATCGAAGGTCGCGGATTCCGACGGGTCGACGGCCACTTTGCTCACGCGTTGCATGCCCCCTACTGGTGGCTGAAGTGCCTCTGGTGGGACCGCGACGACCGCGGCGACCCGCCATTCCTGCTTCGGGCCTACGATCGCTTTCTCGAGTGGGACGTCCTGGAGTCGCCGCGTCCGGTTCGATTGCTCGAGCGGGCGCTCGATCCCCTGGTCGGCAAGAGCGTCGTCTACTACTTCCGACTGGAGGGACCACCGTGA
- a CDS encoding prenyltransferase: protein MSDASGRQSLTAWELEPAVDYIERVQRSDGLVLWYPDGPADPWDHVESAMGLSVAGRHEAARRAYRWVAEAQHDDGAMWATYGDSEDGDGSHAGDEPRKETHRSAYVAVGVWHHYRCTGDRSFLEVLWPTVRDALGFACRQQAPTGEIYWTVGADGEVYEDALVSGCASIYKSLACGAAVADELGHSDDRDRWLEARTRLGEAIRSRPDRFDRTWESKSRYAMDWFYPVLCGVLTDDPARRRLEAGMDRFLEAGLGCRCVDDEPWVTVAESCELVVSLAAVGRAERAREIYEWLFRWTDDGGIFWTGYQFEDEEFWPGERPTWTSGAALLAADALSGLSPAWDLFLESLFE from the coding sequence GTGAGCGACGCATCCGGTCGACAGTCGCTCACCGCCTGGGAACTCGAGCCCGCGGTAGACTACATCGAACGCGTTCAGCGATCGGACGGGCTCGTCCTCTGGTATCCCGATGGTCCCGCCGACCCTTGGGACCACGTCGAGAGCGCGATGGGGCTGTCGGTTGCCGGCCGGCACGAGGCTGCCCGTCGTGCGTACCGCTGGGTGGCGGAGGCACAGCACGACGACGGGGCGATGTGGGCAACGTACGGCGACTCGGAGGACGGCGACGGGTCTCACGCCGGCGACGAACCGCGCAAGGAGACCCATCGCAGCGCCTACGTCGCCGTCGGCGTCTGGCACCACTACCGCTGTACCGGCGACCGGTCGTTTCTCGAGGTGCTGTGGCCGACAGTTCGCGACGCTCTCGGGTTCGCGTGTCGCCAGCAGGCACCAACTGGCGAAATTTACTGGACGGTCGGGGCCGACGGCGAGGTGTACGAAGACGCGCTCGTTTCCGGGTGCGCTTCGATCTACAAGAGTCTTGCCTGCGGCGCGGCGGTTGCCGACGAACTCGGCCATTCCGATGACCGGGACCGATGGCTCGAGGCCCGTACCCGCCTCGGCGAGGCGATTCGCTCGCGCCCGGACCGATTCGACCGTACGTGGGAGAGCAAGTCGCGGTACGCGATGGACTGGTTCTATCCCGTTCTCTGTGGCGTACTGACCGACGATCCGGCCCGTCGGCGACTCGAGGCCGGGATGGATCGGTTTCTCGAAGCGGGACTGGGGTGTCGCTGCGTCGACGACGAGCCCTGGGTTACCGTGGCCGAGTCCTGCGAACTCGTCGTTTCGCTGGCCGCAGTCGGCCGGGCGGAGCGGGCTCGGGAGATCTACGAGTGGCTCTTTCGGTGGACCGACGACGGCGGCATCTTCTGGACCGGGTATCAGTTCGAAGACGAGGAGTTCTGGCCGGGCGAGCGCCCGACGTGGACGAGTGGGGCGGCGCTGCTGGCCGCGGACGCGTTGTCGGGACTCTCGCCGGCCTGGGATCTATTCCTCGAATCACTTTTCGAATGA
- a CDS encoding cupredoxin domain-containing protein has product MLKLTGIATSTAVVAGCGGGGNGGNGGNGGTGGNGGVEIDPGTQIEFDGQTSGWLGIAPDSIAEMENPTLILQAGETYEMGWTTGDGAQHNIEIRDENDEVIDDLQTEVVTEPEDQWLEFEPTSEMVTYICQIHPSTMIGDIQVEGGGGGGGNETGNETGNETGNETGGNMTGNQTGGNTTGNQTGGNTTG; this is encoded by the coding sequence ATGCTCAAGTTGACAGGTATAGCGACGTCGACAGCGGTCGTCGCCGGATGCGGTGGCGGCGGAAACGGTGGCAACGGCGGTAACGGCGGTACCGGCGGTAACGGCGGCGTGGAGATCGATCCCGGTACACAGATCGAGTTTGACGGCCAGACGTCCGGTTGGCTCGGCATCGCACCCGATTCGATCGCGGAGATGGAGAATCCGACGCTCATCCTTCAGGCGGGAGAAACGTACGAGATGGGCTGGACGACAGGCGACGGCGCCCAGCACAACATCGAAATCCGCGACGAAAATGACGAGGTCATCGACGACCTGCAGACGGAAGTCGTCACCGAACCCGAAGATCAGTGGCTCGAGTTCGAGCCCACCAGTGAGATGGTCACGTACATCTGCCAGATCCATCCGAGTACGATGATCGGCGACATTCAAGTCGAAGGTGGCGGAGGGGGCGGCGGGAACGAGACTGGCAACGAAACCGGAAATGAGACCGGCAACGAAACCGGCGGGAACATGACCGGCAACCAGACCGGCGGAAACACGACCGGCAACCAGACCGGCGGAAACACGACCGGCTAA
- a CDS encoding universal stress protein yields MDAVADRRPDSRISRVVGDFVALRNRGFDAEHILVPTAGGPSSDLSAELARDFQNVFGSEITLLNVSDDEAAGTEFLEEWATENGLDDATLRVETGSVNTAIAEAAEDCSMVILGATGRGLLSRMLRGSSVVDVVDQVDCSVIMAERPSRRSLRERLFGVQK; encoded by the coding sequence TTGGATGCAGTTGCCGATCGGCGACCGGATTCCCGAATCTCTCGAGTCGTCGGGGATTTCGTCGCGCTCAGAAACCGCGGGTTCGACGCCGAGCACATCCTCGTTCCGACCGCAGGCGGTCCATCCTCGGATCTTTCGGCGGAGTTAGCGAGGGACTTCCAAAACGTCTTCGGGTCCGAAATTACACTGCTGAACGTCAGCGACGATGAAGCAGCGGGGACGGAATTCCTCGAGGAGTGGGCCACAGAGAACGGGCTCGACGATGCGACGCTGCGCGTCGAGACCGGTAGCGTGAACACCGCTATCGCCGAAGCGGCCGAGGATTGCTCGATGGTCATCCTCGGAGCGACTGGACGCGGTCTCCTTTCGCGAATGCTACGAGGCTCGTCCGTGGTCGATGTCGTCGACCAGGTCGACTGTTCTGTCATAATGGCCGAACGACCCTCTCGGCGGTCCCTCCGTGAGCGATTGTTCGGGGTGCAAAAGTGA
- a CDS encoding PadR family transcriptional regulator produces the protein MPDDETRGLEILARADASPANHRPRDGCRAWIELTGFQRDCLEALARRERDGRPCYPSGIAWTLVRRYPRVSRARLEPALRALCRRGLVAAGEESPEYDGPDRPATAYRLTGAGNALLIQRAERLAALCELRGVVVGGGAKPTDCGDAGGEPAARGADDRTD, from the coding sequence ATGCCAGACGACGAGACGCGGGGTCTTGAAATCCTCGCTCGAGCAGACGCATCGCCCGCGAACCACCGACCGAGAGACGGCTGCCGCGCCTGGATCGAACTCACCGGTTTTCAGCGCGACTGTCTCGAGGCCCTCGCTCGGCGCGAGCGCGACGGCCGCCCGTGTTATCCGTCGGGAATCGCGTGGACTCTCGTGCGCCGGTATCCCCGCGTCAGCCGCGCTCGGCTCGAACCGGCCTTGCGGGCGCTCTGCAGGCGCGGCCTCGTCGCCGCAGGCGAGGAATCACCCGAGTACGACGGCCCGGACCGCCCCGCGACTGCCTACCGACTCACGGGTGCCGGGAACGCGCTTCTCATCCAGCGCGCCGAACGGCTCGCCGCCCTCTGCGAACTCCGGGGTGTCGTGGTGGGCGGTGGAGCGAAACCGACCGATTGCGGCGACGCTGGGGGAGAACCGGCCGCTCGAGGAGCGGACGATCGAACCGACTGA
- a CDS encoding class I SAM-dependent methyltransferase — protein sequence MTDTNAVRDAIYAFRKARLGLERRRLDYGRETRDRADRLAEILPASVAELRGYEREYESLEWFHDTYADRVADVHDAGVATGTTHWRDGVTLYVVCRALGIETAVETGVLYGSFDAHILAAMVENGGGTLHSVDLPGGPPGPFEYGHLIPDRCRDRWHFHRGDAREVLPDLLERIGPVDLFLHDSDHRLPHMRFEYETALAHLEAGGVLASHDVRLSALFDRFSDTNGLQSCVVCDTGIARS from the coding sequence ATGACGGATACGAACGCCGTCCGAGACGCGATCTACGCGTTTCGGAAGGCCCGGCTGGGACTCGAACGCCGCCGACTCGACTACGGCCGCGAGACCCGCGACCGGGCCGACAGACTGGCCGAGATCCTGCCGGCGTCGGTCGCCGAACTGCGAGGGTACGAACGCGAGTACGAGTCCCTCGAGTGGTTTCACGATACCTACGCCGACCGCGTCGCCGACGTCCACGACGCGGGAGTCGCCACCGGCACCACCCACTGGCGCGACGGCGTCACCCTCTACGTCGTCTGTCGCGCGCTGGGGATCGAGACCGCCGTGGAAACCGGCGTCCTCTACGGCTCGTTCGACGCGCACATCCTCGCCGCGATGGTCGAAAACGGCGGCGGAACGCTTCACTCGGTGGACCTTCCTGGCGGTCCGCCCGGCCCGTTCGAGTACGGCCACCTGATCCCCGACCGGTGTCGCGACCGCTGGCATTTCCACCGGGGCGATGCGCGGGAGGTGTTACCCGACCTGCTCGAGCGCATCGGCCCCGTCGACCTGTTCCTCCACGATTCGGACCATCGGCTGCCCCACATGCGCTTCGAGTACGAGACCGCGCTGGCCCATCTCGAGGCGGGCGGCGTGCTCGCGAGCCACGACGTCCGGCTCTCTGCGCTGTTCGATCGCTTCTCGGACACGAACGGGCTTCAGTCGTGTGTGGTCTGTGATACGGGGATTGCGCGGTCGTGA
- a CDS encoding zinc-binding dehydrogenase, with the protein MQAVKVTEHGDTDVLEYGEYPDPEVGRDEVLVDIKAAALNHLDIWTRRGMPGLDLEMPHIPGSDGAGIVEEVGEGVTRFEAGDRVALSAGVGDLRKDDPTLDPHYHIIGEHVPGIHAEYAAIPADNLIPVPEDVDWEVAGSSCLVFQTAWRMLIERADLEAGESVLVLGASGGVGHAALQIADYAGAEVYATGSTEEKLDYAREHGADHVCNYEEEDFADWVRSETDGRGVDVVVEHVGAPTWQNSLASLTKGGRLVTCGGTAGGNPETDIPRIFWNQLEIIGSTMATPDQVDDVMELVWDGTFEPAIREDLPMSESQRAHEIIENREGFGKVVVRPDSEL; encoded by the coding sequence ATGCAAGCAGTCAAAGTCACGGAGCACGGCGACACCGACGTCCTGGAGTACGGCGAGTATCCCGATCCCGAAGTGGGACGAGACGAGGTTCTGGTCGACATCAAGGCGGCTGCGCTTAATCACCTGGATATCTGGACACGACGAGGAATGCCGGGGCTCGACCTCGAGATGCCACACATCCCGGGCAGCGACGGTGCGGGTATCGTGGAGGAAGTCGGCGAGGGCGTGACACGATTCGAAGCAGGTGATCGCGTCGCGCTCTCGGCTGGCGTCGGCGATCTGCGAAAGGACGACCCGACGCTCGACCCGCACTATCACATCATCGGCGAACACGTTCCGGGTATTCACGCCGAGTACGCTGCGATTCCGGCGGATAACTTGATTCCGGTTCCGGAGGACGTCGATTGGGAGGTCGCCGGCTCGAGTTGTCTCGTCTTCCAGACCGCCTGGCGGATGCTAATCGAACGCGCAGACCTCGAAGCTGGTGAGTCGGTCCTCGTCCTGGGTGCGAGTGGCGGGGTCGGCCACGCCGCCCTCCAGATCGCCGATTACGCAGGCGCGGAAGTGTACGCGACCGGCAGCACGGAGGAAAAGCTCGACTACGCCCGCGAACACGGTGCGGATCACGTCTGTAACTACGAGGAAGAGGACTTCGCGGACTGGGTTCGATCCGAAACCGACGGCCGCGGCGTCGACGTGGTCGTCGAACACGTCGGTGCGCCGACCTGGCAAAACTCGCTCGCGAGCCTCACCAAAGGTGGCCGTCTCGTTACGTGCGGCGGCACCGCCGGCGGCAATCCCGAGACGGACATTCCCCGTATCTTCTGGAATCAACTCGAGATCATCGGCTCGACGATGGCCACGCCCGATCAGGTCGATGATGTGATGGAGCTCGTCTGGGACGGCACCTTCGAGCCGGCGATTCGCGAGGACCTGCCGATGAGCGAGTCCCAGCGCGCCCACGAGATAATCGAGAATCGAGAAGGGTTCGGCAAAGTCGTCGTCCGCCCGGATAGCGAACTGTAG
- a CDS encoding MogA/MoaB family molybdenum cofactor biosynthesis protein yields MAESDANESDDPSEGTLCTGVVTISSDRGLEDDPAGSAIADALETAGSEITVREHVNSDYDQIQSIVSRLIDRDDVDVVITAGGTGVEPTDDTIEAVEPLLEKELTAFGDLITTLSYEQIGTRVVTVRTLSGVAEGTAIFCLPGIVETVELALNEIILVEGTTIVERLRGDGPNAAADPDAEPNDVDAADRDP; encoded by the coding sequence ATGGCCGAATCGGACGCGAACGAGAGCGACGACCCTTCCGAGGGGACGCTCTGTACCGGCGTCGTTACTATCTCGTCGGACCGTGGCCTCGAGGACGATCCCGCCGGATCGGCAATCGCCGATGCGCTCGAGACTGCTGGGAGTGAAATTACGGTGCGTGAACACGTCAACTCGGACTACGACCAGATCCAGTCGATCGTCTCCCGACTCATCGATCGAGACGACGTCGACGTCGTCATCACAGCCGGTGGGACGGGCGTCGAACCGACCGATGATACCATCGAGGCGGTCGAACCGCTACTGGAGAAAGAACTGACCGCCTTCGGGGACCTGATTACTACACTGTCCTACGAGCAGATCGGGACGCGAGTCGTCACCGTCCGAACGCTTTCGGGTGTCGCCGAGGGAACGGCGATATTCTGTCTACCCGGTATCGTCGAAACGGTCGAACTCGCGCTGAACGAAATCATCCTCGTGGAAGGGACGACGATCGTCGAACGCTTGCGGGGCGATGGGCCGAACGCAGCGGCCGATCCGGACGCCGAACCGAACGATGTCGACGCGGCGGACCGGGACCCGTAA
- a CDS encoding Lrp/AsnC family transcriptional regulator: protein MVTAFVMIKANTGEADRLKDSIESIAGVQSVHIVAGDVDLIAKARVETPAEVKEIAATRIQAIDGIEDTQTYIAMD from the coding sequence ATGGTCACGGCATTCGTTATGATCAAAGCAAATACGGGCGAGGCGGATCGACTCAAAGACAGCATCGAATCTATCGCGGGCGTACAGTCTGTCCACATCGTCGCAGGGGATGTCGACCTGATCGCGAAAGCCCGGGTCGAAACGCCCGCGGAAGTCAAAGAGATCGCCGCCACCCGAATACAAGCTATCGACGGCATCGAGGACACGCAGACGTACATCGCGATGGACTGA
- a CDS encoding potassium channel family protein, which yields MRFVIIGAGRVGLRTARVVRDEGHEVSLIERDDRRIRRARNQEFTVVEGDGSREAVLEEAGVTQADAVGALTGDLNVNFTACMIASHYGCRTVMRIDEAYREGIYREYADQVDEVVYPERLGAIGAKNAMLGGTIRAIADIAPSLQVVELTITDSAPVNGYTISELQLPADATVLAFGKRDQPLGIPNADLTLEDGDRLVVLTDFDVLSEVRQLLVGETAGRADANAGTDSVTTEFDTDTDTGGVN from the coding sequence ATGCGGTTCGTGATTATCGGGGCTGGACGAGTCGGACTGCGCACAGCACGCGTCGTCCGTGACGAGGGCCACGAGGTGTCGCTGATCGAACGTGACGATAGGAGGATCAGACGCGCCCGAAATCAGGAATTCACCGTCGTCGAAGGAGACGGCTCTCGCGAAGCCGTTCTCGAGGAAGCCGGCGTCACACAGGCAGACGCCGTCGGGGCGTTGACCGGCGATCTCAACGTTAACTTCACGGCCTGTATGATAGCCAGTCACTACGGCTGTCGGACGGTAATGCGAATCGACGAAGCCTATCGCGAAGGTATCTACCGCGAGTATGCCGATCAGGTCGACGAGGTAGTTTACCCCGAGCGCCTCGGCGCGATCGGCGCGAAAAACGCTATGCTCGGCGGAACGATCCGCGCTATCGCAGACATCGCACCGTCTCTGCAGGTCGTCGAGCTCACGATAACAGACTCAGCCCCCGTCAACGGGTACACGATCAGCGAACTGCAGTTGCCCGCCGACGCGACCGTCCTCGCGTTCGGCAAACGCGACCAGCCGCTTGGCATTCCAAACGCCGATCTCACGCTCGAGGACGGCGACCGACTCGTCGTCCTCACGGATTTCGACGTTCTCAGCGAGGTACGCCAGTTGCTGGTAGGCGAGACGGCCGGTCGAGCGGACGCAAACGCGGGCACCGATTCCGTAACGACGGAATTCGACACGGATACCGACACTGGAGGTGTCAACTGA
- a CDS encoding Lrp/AsnC ligand binding domain-containing protein produces MVHAFIMVKTAAGKSEGLLAEIGDLELVADAHIVAGNYDIIAEVNAPEVYDVLQTVSSSMQGLSGVTDTKTYIAMG; encoded by the coding sequence ATGGTCCACGCGTTCATCATGGTGAAAACGGCCGCCGGAAAATCCGAGGGCCTTCTCGCGGAAATCGGCGACCTCGAGTTGGTCGCCGACGCCCACATCGTCGCTGGTAACTACGACATTATCGCGGAGGTCAACGCGCCGGAAGTCTACGATGTGCTCCAGACGGTTTCCTCGAGCATGCAAGGACTCAGCGGTGTCACCGACACGAAGACCTACATTGCGATGGGATAA
- a CDS encoding DUF7537 family lipoprotein codes for MRRRTLLGLGSVAMMAGCLRLDEDGEDGPAADEGAGSETGASSRNSDYPLGISEDGLSETLSQTHQNELADRSFTLEYEFEDSEDEARYDAMRVRAEDDRAAIERTHRPNARSVDFYFDGTDEWWRRIDDGTTHYGRQQTTGRVVPYKYGPNQLTFGEALAVYIRLGEYGPPVENDDEDRFRFTANAPADRDALADPAGPGDYRVNDISTELTVDDDGIIHSFGGSFDAIMRDRQRFLETTLSVSNIGATTLEEPGWVADARQEAPQLRMEIADDERAVVITHESGQPIPAGAELILDQNADGPEKSHFTRTEADLTPGDTLSAWISDDILQVSQSRRGSGVKLEQHWHVTFHLDWSKYFAGLIGDV; via the coding sequence ATGCGGCGACGAACGCTTCTCGGACTCGGCAGCGTCGCGATGATGGCCGGGTGTCTCCGCCTCGACGAGGACGGGGAGGACGGACCGGCCGCCGACGAGGGGGCCGGGTCGGAGACCGGTGCCAGCAGTAGAAACTCCGACTATCCGCTGGGAATTTCCGAGGACGGACTCTCGGAAACGCTCTCACAGACTCACCAAAACGAGTTGGCCGACCGCTCGTTCACGCTCGAGTATGAGTTCGAGGATTCGGAAGACGAGGCGAGGTACGACGCGATGCGAGTCCGGGCCGAAGATGACCGAGCGGCGATCGAACGAACCCACAGACCAAACGCCCGCTCCGTTGATTTCTACTTCGACGGCACGGACGAATGGTGGCGACGGATCGACGACGGGACGACACATTACGGACGGCAACAAACTACTGGCAGGGTCGTCCCGTACAAGTACGGCCCCAACCAGTTGACGTTCGGTGAAGCGCTTGCGGTGTACATTCGACTGGGCGAGTACGGGCCGCCGGTCGAGAACGACGACGAGGACCGATTCCGGTTCACGGCCAACGCCCCCGCCGACCGCGATGCCCTCGCGGACCCGGCCGGTCCCGGCGACTACCGCGTCAATGACATCTCGACGGAGCTCACCGTCGACGACGACGGTATCATCCATTCGTTCGGGGGTTCCTTCGATGCAATCATGCGCGACCGGCAGCGATTCCTCGAGACGACGCTTTCGGTCTCGAACATCGGTGCGACGACCCTCGAGGAACCCGGCTGGGTCGCCGACGCCCGTCAGGAAGCGCCGCAGTTGCGAATGGAGATCGCCGACGACGAACGGGCGGTTGTGATCACGCACGAGTCCGGACAACCGATCCCCGCCGGGGCGGAGCTGATACTCGACCAGAACGCCGACGGGCCCGAAAAGAGTCATTTCACCAGAACCGAGGCGGACCTCACACCCGGCGATACGCTATCGGCGTGGATTTCGGACGACATCCTTCAGGTGAGTCAGAGCCGCCGAGGGTCCGGCGTCAAACTGGAACAGCACTGGCACGTCACGTTCCACCTCGATTGGTCGAAATACTTCGCCGGGTTGATCGGGGACGTTTAG
- a CDS encoding PH domain-containing protein, with the protein MTQNSDEIDNIERAHSEPAAEAADDGSESDGADRTTLTYGESSSTDVQYETTPTIRPVLLTLAAVVIGGLVIVGSIATNPALLGGAQIADIIGSAILVLTSVVAIRLLIKAAVLARTTYTITDDTFRREYELLYRTRSRVVPVAKLRGHEFSQGRVQSLLGYGTIRLLTAGTNRSLGFIEFEHLDDPERTREEIRAVSTARTED; encoded by the coding sequence ATGACCCAAAACAGTGACGAGATTGACAACATCGAACGGGCGCATAGCGAACCGGCAGCCGAAGCTGCCGATGATGGCTCCGAAAGCGACGGGGCAGACCGAACGACGCTCACGTACGGGGAATCGTCGTCAACCGACGTCCAGTACGAAACGACGCCGACGATCCGTCCGGTACTTCTCACGCTCGCTGCCGTCGTCATCGGCGGTCTAGTGATTGTTGGTAGTATCGCGACCAACCCCGCTCTGTTGGGCGGGGCCCAGATCGCCGATATCATCGGGTCCGCAATCCTGGTTCTCACGTCGGTCGTGGCGATTCGGCTGCTGATCAAGGCGGCCGTTCTCGCGCGGACGACGTACACGATCACCGACGACACGTTCCGTCGAGAGTACGAACTGTTGTACCGAACCCGGTCTCGCGTCGTTCCCGTCGCGAAACTCCGCGGACACGAGTTTTCACAGGGTCGTGTCCAGTCGCTTCTCGGTTACGGCACGATTCGACTGCTGACCGCCGGGACGAACCGGAGCCTCGGATTTATCGAATTCGAACACCTCGACGATCCCGAACGCACTCGCGAGGAGATCCGCGCCGTGTCGACCGCCCGAACCGAGGACTGA